A window of the Bactrocera neohumeralis isolate Rockhampton unplaced genomic scaffold, APGP_CSIRO_Bneo_wtdbg2-racon-allhic-juicebox.fasta_v2 cluster09, whole genome shotgun sequence genome harbors these coding sequences:
- the LOC126764663 gene encoding uncharacterized protein LOC126764663, producing the protein MATKPSPTNGSDKTRTPVGVSVGSRLGVTGAKPSAAVVAKGGSFIRGGIASTSRGTSARIMKGSTGNKSKAALARKLKSDRRLAAKILERYGDKHAGQVSEQHASTLEWAKKVLSEDDRVELKTSRTEPAVKRQRSHEGETSLVKKPRTGKAPTFSEIAKGAGARILGVLDRSREDGAISHDEWKRVAAAISSVFLRVVKENPGPPPKCVSAGWHQGLHKLTCCADERSAILYKKAVSQVGEVWKDARLEAVAKEDLPLRPRARVWLPAEPSTPSEIEEILKYCNPSLPAQDWKVLWLERTDEPYRQALIMLNTESIGPLSKTKGAISYGFEMVVLKVLPSDARADGPQAAVPAVEVK; encoded by the coding sequence ATGGCGACGAAACCGTCGCCGACTAATGGCAGCGACAAGACAAGGACTCCAGTAGGTGTCTCCGTAGGTAGCAGACTGGGGGTAACCGGCGCTAAACCGTCGGCAGCAGTAGTAGCGAAGGGTGGATCATTCATACGCGGCGGAATCGCCAGCACTAGCAGGGGAACCTCAGCTAGAATTATGAAAGGATCCACAGGGAATAAGAGCAAGGCAGCTTTAGCTAGAAAGCTAAAGTCTGACCGCCGATTGGCGGCCAAAATCTTGGAGCGCTACGGTGACAAGCATGCTGGTCAGGTGTCTGAGCAGCATGCTAGTACGCTTGAGTGGGCCAAGAAAGTGCTGAGCGAGGACGATAGGGTAGAACTGAAAACCAGCAGGACAGAACCGGCGGTCAAGCGGCAGAGGTCGCATGAGGGAGAAACCTCCCTTGTTAAGAAACCACGGACAGGAAAAGCGCCAACCTTCAGCGAAATCGCTAAAGGTGCTGGGGCCAGAATACTGGGGGTGCTTGACCGCAGTAGAGAGGACGGTGCCATCTCCCATGATGAATGGAAGAGGGTAGCAGCGGCTATCTCATCGGTCTTCCTGAGGGTGGTTAAGGAAAACCCGGGGCCACCcccgaaatgtgtgagtgccGGTTGGCACCAGGGGCTACATAAGCTCACTTGTTGTGCTGATGAGAGATCGGCCATCTTGTACAAGAAGGCAGTCTCTCAGGTGGGGGAGGTCTGGAAAGATGCCAGACTGGAGGCCGTGGCCAAGGAGGATCTTCCCCTTCGTCCCAGGGCTCGAGTCTGGCTGCCGGCCGAACCTTCCACTCCGAGTGAGATTGAGGAAATCCTCAAATATTGCAATCCCTCACTTCCAGCGCAGGACTGGAAAGTCTTATGGCTGGAGAGGACTGATGAACCGTATCGGCAAGCGCTGATAATGCTAAACACGGAATCCATCGGACCTCTCAGCAAAACAAAGGGAGCCATAAGCTATGGTTTTGAGATGGTAGTGCTGAAAGTACTTCCATCTGATGCCAGGGCTGATGGCCCCCAAGCTGCGGTGCCTGCGGTGGAGGTCAAATGA